The DNA window atatgtaatatttaaatgtcgactgattttattttttgtttgctattttgttGTATCCATGTAGTGGTGTACCATTATGAACATTTTTGGTTCACATCAGAACCAAATAATGCTATTTGTTCTGCAGGAAAAGACGCAAAGAAATGAAACGGAAAACCAAATGCAGGATTTCTTCCAATGATTGGTTTGAGTCATTTTCAGTGGCCATATGGTAAATGAACAAACTGTCGATGAGATTTTTGTAACTGTTAATGGCATCTAACTCTTCGAGTTGTAATGTCAAGGAAAGCAGTGGCAGTACTCGAGTGCTATGCACCACCTCCCCCATGCTCTCCTGGACTTGGCTCAGGAGTGGCATCCTCACTGAATGATGCTTTATGCTGGgtatagggagggaggggtaATGGTGCCAGCTAACATTCTTCACCATTGCTAACTGCCTCATAATCTGTTCGGAGGCCTACAATGTCTGGATTGACTGGGGGTACTGAGCGATTCTCTTTCTTCCATTACTCTAGTCAATTAAGCCCAGTGCGAAGCACTTGCCCTGCCGTCTAAAGGCACAACAGAGTGCCCACTGTCACATGACTGTGGCCTGCATGGTCACATGGCTGCCCTTAAAGCGGGGTGGCAGAAAGGCCCATGCCTGTTCATCTGTCACCAGTGCGCTGCAAGTACCAAACCCCCCCGCCGACCCCCCGGATCTGTATACATCACTCAGGACTCAGGAGATGTTCTGTTCACCGAGAAACGAGAGCCGAACAGGAGGCCAGTCCTGTGAGACAAACCTCCCCCTCCTCAAGTTTCACTGTAGCAGTACACAATGTTAATGAGAAAGGGAGGTGTGTCTGACCAGGCTGTAGATGAAAAATGGGGAttgatgttctgtgtgtgcagcatAGCACTGTCAGGACTGTTTGAGCTGCTGAACATAGGCTAAAGTCTCTGGGTTTTGTATTCGAGATTGCACAGTGGGAGGTTGAAGCAAATGAAGCAATTTTCATTAATACTAATGAAGAGAAATATGGCTACCTCTTTTGCATCATAATTTTACAGTTGCTGAATAGGGTGGTGATTCTGCAGGATAAGAAGCAATAGCAAATGCAATGTAtggaaaaacataaatatagaTGACCCATGTCTAATGGACATATTTCAGCACATGACCTATGAATCAGACCACTaggctcgggggggggggggggggggcattatcCTGTTCACACACCACCCTAAGATCATGCACGATGGTTCTCAGACCGCCTCTCACCCCCCACAAGCTCCAGATAGGTCCTGATTGATATTGTTTAAGAGTAGCATCTAAATGACATGCTGCTGGGATTGTGGTTGGCTGTCTACCTTCTCTTCCCGCAATTAGCCATTACAATGAACGTCTCATGGCCTTGTAACATTCCAAATCAAAACTTTTTCAGTACACTGGAAATTACATCGATGTGTGCTTGGCATTTCCAGTGTTGATTGGGCTGTGGGGCTGCCTGGCCTGAGGGGCTGGTTGGCCTGAGGGGCTGGTTGGCCTGTAGGGCTGACTGAAGGGCCATGAGCTGGAGCTGATGCAGTGGAGGTGCACTGCAGTCAGAGTGAGGTCACTCTTAGTTTGTGCAGAAAAAGATGAGCTTCCAGATAGTAGAACGCTTGCATGGACGGTCTGAGGTGGAATTCATGACTCTGCTTGtctttgttgatgtttttgttagGTTACCAAAACGGAGTATCTTCAGTCATTCTGTGTGCAGTAAACTGTTCAAATCTTCCTCCCCAATTCCCACTAACCCATTTTGTAAAATTCCTGCTGGGCTGCCACATCCCATCTCTGACCACTGACTGACTAAACCACAAAATTGAGTTTGCTGGACATAATGCCACTCAGACCTTCCGCACTCAACTAACATGATAGCTGGCTTGCAGATATGAACATATTCATAGAGGCAGGCTGAGCGCATTCAGGTCCAGAGAGAAAAACTGCCGATAGTAAGGGGACATGGGACAGTACACTAccatttttgtccattttccTTCAGTCAGGTGTTGTGTTGATGGCTGTTGACACGGTAATGTTAAGGCATTTGAACTGTCCCATTTGTTTCatctttacatttcatttagttGTAATGACTACAGTATTTTTAGTCTCTTCGCTAGTCTCTGCTTACAGTTGCACTGCTTACAGTTCACCTCCGTGTGTGATAGACCAAGAATATCCTCCCCCACTTAACTGGAATTGGAGGGTGTAGCTATGGAAACAGGCCTTAATTGTGTCAGAAAAGCACATGCATTACCGCTCTCAGGAGGTGGTCTCTCCCAGCGACCTCCGACCCCGGAGGATGAGGACTCATCAAAGCTCTAACCCTTTAAGTCGGCCCCTTTTTCCGCATCAGCGGTTGCCATGGCAGTGCTGGTGGTAAAGGCAGGGGAAGAATGCTGTGCTGAGATGAGTGGAGCGGAGGAAGGCCGTCTGAAGGCCATTCAGGGGCGGCTGAATGACGGGAGCAAGGCACTGTGGGAGctctctgtcctttctctcccctctttcttctTTAAGACTGAGGAAAGGGTGAAGATTAAGAAAATAACTCTCCATTTGGTGGGTTGCCCCATTCAGGGCTGGCAGCGCTTTTCACAGCTGTGCGCTGGGAGGAGTCTGCCCTGAGGTTGTCAGGCCATGCAGATGGACTGGCTCTCAGTCCCTCAGCCAGGCTGCGTCTGTCTCTCAGCATGTCCCCCGCACACTGCGCTTTACTGGCCCTGGCTGGTGCTGCCGGCGCCGTGTGGCTGACGTCATTCTCATCTCTGTGTTCCTCCGCATGCATCCTCGTATGGGAGCGCACCAGCCCTGACACCGTGGTCTGACTCAGGAGAGAAGAGGCTGTTGCATGTAGATGCTGCAACAGCTATTTTCTTTGCAAGCTACAATCAAACTGGGATTCTTTATGTAGGAATGAATAAATCCACTTATTCAAGGTCAAACCTATCAGCTTGAAATATGCTATGACTCTAGGCTCAGTGAACGCTATAATGTAGCAGCCCTGGTATCATGCGAACCCTCATTAAAGACTCAGGATTGCAGGGTCTGTCGTGTGAACAGGCATTGCTGATGTGCACTGGAATAATATTTAGTGACAGTTCTAGGAAGGTCCTGGGGGCAGAATTACCGGGTACATATACCAGGAAGGGTGTGTGAATCAAGGCTAATGAGGgcccagacacacccaccctccacccagtAGGGAAAAATGTCAAGTTCTCGGTCTAAATAGTCAGATTCTTTAGACAGTCTAATCCTGGGCAAagccacacacatgcttgctgtGAAAGTCAGCAAACAGACTTTTCCAGCAGCAGAAGCATTAAagctagagggagagaaagaggagaagaggaaaggggGGGGTTCTTCACAGGCACAGGGCCCGTAGTCATCTCCCTCAGCCAGGATGAGATTACTGGACTTGTCAGTCAAGCATGGAGCAGACACCTCATTACAGAAAACTCTCTCgccccagtctctctctctctctctctctctctctctctctctcacactctctcactttttatCCATGTATAACTTCTTCTCCCACGTTCCTACTCATAAGTCTGTCATTGAGTGGCTGTAACTTGATAGCCGACCTCAGTATTGCTTTCGATTATGCTGGAACAGGTGGATGTTTTagtgtttcatttttacatcatgTATGTGAATGTGCCCATGTAGGCCAGCACGCAGCCAGTCATACGCTTAGGAGGGCTTTCAACGCCAGCCTTCGAGCAGGGGATTCTTTATATAAATCACACGGCAGACGGAGGAAAAAACAAGCTGAAACTTAATCTGTCCATTGAGGTGCTTGAGGAGGAGTGTCTGCTGGCATCTGTGAAAGACAAATGCGTTCTTTTTCACTCCTGCCAAAAAAGTGAACCAAACCGCGACTCCCCGCACCCGCCCCTGGACCTCCTCCACAGTCTGGCCTTCCTGGCGTGGTTGTTAAGTGTTCACAATCACTGCAGAGATGTTTTAATTACCCACTACCATTTTAGGCATGCTGATTAAAGTACATTATATGCCTGTCTTTGCATTTCACAAATATGTGAGTCAATCCCCATTCTTCCAGCACCTTCTTTTGCTATAAGAACAGTGTGCGTTTTCCTCTTTCTCATAGAGAATGCTGCAGTTATTTACATCACGCGTGCCCCTGTGCTTAGTTTATTCGTTTAGAGAATCAGCACTGGCGCCGAGAAAGGTAGATTTTAATTGATACGTGTTAGGCTCTTTGTTTAAACCATTTAACCCAAATGTTCTGTTTATGTAACAAGGTCAAATGCAGTCTGGCATAATTTGTATTACACTGAAGactaagagagggagagacaggaatATGCATCGAGTGTTGCCTCCACTGGTTGTGTGGGCACAGCTTCCTGCTGGTAGAGAGGTTGTTGCAGGGTTAATAGGGATAGCTCCCCCACCGATgaacaacagcaaaacactcACTTTTTGAGCAGTGACACAGTGGACACAGACTCAGAGGCATCCGTGTatttacaacacacactgatgtaAAATGTGCTTATGAGCAACTCTGTGCAGCTTATGCAGGTGAGCCTCTTCCAGAGCCACCGAGTCCCGAGCCCGAGACCCAGAGTTGCTGAGGCTTTTTAGTTCAGAGCTCCAAAAGCAGCACACTTTTACATCCATTTTGAAGGAGAGCAGTGCTTCTTTTCCTGCTGGTTGATGGTTGCACCTGCTGGTTTTAGTAGAATTGTCTCTCCTTGTTTTTGAATGCAATTTTTGTCTTGTAAGTGCAGAACTAAGGAGCTTTAGTCCTCATTTGCAGAGCACAGGACTGCAATCTATTATATGCTCTTGTCCTACAACCTCAGTCTCATGcctaaaaaaaagaacactcaTAAGGTCTACACTGCGTTGCTTCCATTAGCTCTTGCAACTTATTAGAACTACTGGACATGTATGTAAGACATTCTGAGCTTCGCTGGAGTATCTGACTCAGGCCTGCTTCTTTCCTGAGGATGACACAGAAAATCAACAGAACAAGAATAGGAGAGAAAATGTCAGCACTCTCCTGGCTGTTCCAACAGCTGTGCGGCAGGGGCAGGCTCATGATGTCAGCATGTGTGGTAGGGGCAGGACTGTAAGCTGATTGTGTTGTTTTGATCTCTCTATATTCTGGCTGTTCAAGCAGTAGGCTGAATGTTTCATGACCTACTCTAAATATTGATGTGATACTCTAAATATTTCTGATATCTTAtttgctaaatatttttttgggACTCTGGTTTTAAGGCCAGACATGTCTTCAGGCTCCTTGTGGTgaaaatgtttggatttttaGCACTGAAAATTTAAAAGAACGACTGGTGAGAGAATGGAGAAGTTTACATAGGCCAGAGATGTGAAAATAGATtcatagatgtgtgtgtgtgtgtgggtgggtggctgtgggtgtttgtgtggggggaagggttgtgtgtgtgtgtgtgtgtgtgtgtgtgtgagagagagagtgcgcgtgcatatgtgtgtgagtgtttccaTCTCTTCAGTGTCACTCAGGCCAGCAGGGCAGTGACCAAGGGCCAGACCTCAGCAGGAAGTGTTTGTGTATTGGCTGGCCCCAGGTGGAAGGCCTTTGTTCACTCCTACACAGATTTGCATATTAATGCCCAACTCCACAGCTGCTTtgtctcccagcatgcacttgTCTCCTCAGGGACACAAAAGCGCAATTGGAGCCGCCCACGGGCTGGTGACCCTGGGCAAGGGGCATTGGGTTACAGTACTGCAACAACTTCCTGCTTGTAGACAAATCTGCAGAAATGTTTCTCTGCATAGCTTTTTCTGTGATTCTAAGCACTCTTGTACGTTTGCTGTATGTCACACTGGACAAGATGCTGCAGCTGAAATTTTGACCGAATTCCATGACAGATCTCACTTTGATCTCACTTGTGCTGAAGGTCAGACTATACAGAAAATGCTTTCTGTTGATAAACTCCATGATGCCAGAAAATTATGACATTCTGTTTGTCATTCATATGTGACAGAGCCCATAGAATAGTAATGCCAAGGTTTTAtcttgaaaaaaacaaagcacaacacTGCAAGATTTTGGATCAGACTTTCTGTCACGGACACAAGATAATCATAGTGTTTGGATGCAGAGGCATGAGGAGGTCCATGGAGAATGACACATTACACGCCCCAAAGACCACACAGTTAAACTCATCACCAAAGAATCCTTTCACAATTTGCGATTGTCGTCTGTGAAAGCATAATCATTATAAAGCTGGCTTAAAAGGTCGTAGGCGCTGGATTTTCACTGGGATAAGCATGCACTGCAGAGAACAAGATTTAAACCACTGTGTCTTTAAGCAGTTGCGTTTATATAGCTGTAGAAATGCTGCACatcatattatatatgtatatattatatatgtatatattatttatatatatatatatatatatatatatacacacacacacacattttatttatatatatatataaactccaCCAGGGTGTGTTTGCCTAGTAGACAAGGGGCTCTGTCAGTGGCGGTGCATTGGCGCTGACATCTTGCTACATGCTTCTCTGAGAGCggtgtgtggtgatgtgtgtgtggtgatgtgtgtgtgtgtgtgtgtgtgtgtgtgctgctctgagagcggtgtgtggtgatgtgtggtggtctgagatcagtgtgTGGAAGTAAGTGGTGGTCTCAGAGCAGTCCGTGTGGAAGTGTGTGGTGCTCTGAGACTGGCACGTGGTGATGTGTcattgtgtggtggtgtgtgactccgtgcctgtgtgtggtagtgtgtggcACCGTGAGTGACtccgtgcctgtgtgtggtagtgtgtgtcagtctgtggcACCGGGTGTGACTCCGTGCCtgggtgtgtcagtgtgtgtcagtgtgtggcaCCGTGTGTGACtccgtgcctgtgtgtggtagtgtgtgtcagtgtgtggcaCCGTGTGTGACTCCATGCCCGTGTCTCTCCTCAGCCGTTCCATCCCATGGTGAAGCTGCAGTGCTCTCCAGCCCTGCGGCCCTTCCTGTGCTCCCTCTATGCCCCCGTGTGTGCTGAGTATGGCCGCGTGGCCTTGCCTTGCCGTGCGCTCTGCACACACTCCAGGAGGGACTGCCAGAAGCTCATGGACATGTTCGGTGTGTCCTGGCCTGAGGAGATGGACTGCAACAGGTTTGGCAGACTGGGCTTTGGGCCTGGGAAACTACTTGACAACCTCGAACATAACtggagggttttgttttgtgttttttttgctttactggAAAACCTCTGTGAAATAGTAGAGGTGGCTGATAACACCTAAAAAATCACAGAGCTagttatttgaatttttttgaaaaaatgttaaaataattaatgagtatcaaaatacaataaaaatgtgtgaCGTTGTATATATTCAGATAACGCCGACACAGAGCCAAAAAGGGAATATCTAAACCAGAGCGGATCATGGTGAAGCCACATAATTCCATTTCTCTAGACAATTCCTAATAACAATATAACGTGTGTGTCTGGCCCCAGATTTCCGGACTGTGACGAGCCATACCCTCGTGCTGAGGACCTGCTGACCAATACGAACACCACGGACCACTCGACTAAAGCTGTGCAGCGGGACTACGGCTTCTGGTGCCCCCGCGAGCTGAAGGTGGACCCAGAGCTGGGCTACTCGTTCCTGGGCGTGCGCGACTGCTCGCCCCCCTGCCCCAACATGTACTTCCGCCGCGAGGAGCTCACCTTCGCCCGCTACTTCATCGGGGTGGTCTCCATCGTCTGCCTGTCCGCCACCCTCTTCACCTTCCTCACCTTCCTCATCGACGTGACGCGCTTCCGCTACCCCGAGCGGCCCATCATCTTCTACGCCGTGTGCTACATGATGGTGTCACTGGTGTTCTTCCTGGGCTTCCTACTGGAGGACGGCGTGGCGTGCAACGCGGCCAGCCCCGCCCAATTCAAAGCCTCCACCATCACGCAGGGCTCGCACAACAAGGCCTGCACGCTGCTCTTCATGACCCTCTACTTCTTCACCATGGCGGGCAGCGTCTGGTGGGTGGTGCTCACCATCACCTGGTTCCTGGCCGCCGTGCCCAAGTGGGGCAGCGAGGCCATTGAGAAGAAGGCGCTGCTGTTCCATGCCAGTGCCTGGGGCGTGCCGGGCGTGCTCACCGTGGCCCTGCTGGCCATGAACAAGATCGAAGGCGACAACATCAGCGGTGTGTGCTTCGTGGGGCTGTACGACGTGCACACGCTGCGCTGGTTCCTGCTGGCACCCCTCTGCATGGACGTGCTGCTCGGGGTGGCCCTGCTGCTGGCCGGCATCATGGCTTTGAACCGCGTCCGCATGGAGATCCCCCTGGAGAAGGAGAACCAGGACAAGCTCGTGAAGTTCATGATCCGCATTGGCGTGTTCTCCATCCTCTACCTGGTGCCCCTGCTGACGGTAGTGGGGTGTTACCTGTACGAGCAAGCCTACCGCTCGGTGTGGGAGACCACCTGGGTGCAGGAGCGCTGCAGGGAATACCATATCCCCTGCCCTTACCAGGTAACCGCATCGCACCGCTCTCATAGCCAGTCATAAACCTGCCTGCGCTCTCTGTAACAGGACCAGCCCAACTGAGCCACATGCATTTAACCACATATTGGTATTGTCTTGTGCATTTTACCTTCACCGcgcatgaaaaatgttttcttttgctttttgtttttgtttgtgtgtatgtaattttttaaaaatgttttttgataaCGGCTGAATATTTCAAGACCTGCACAGAGACATCCTGGTTAGGGCTTCATTTGTGTGGCTGGTTGAAAAGATGGTGTGATGTGATACACCACAGTGCCGCACAGCATGTTTATGTTACATGTAACGCTAGCCCCTCAGCCTCTTCCAAGAGAACACTGTGAACCGAGTGGAGCTGAGCGTCACATGACCTGttaactccctccctcccccgcCTCGCCTCACCTCGCCTCGCCTCTCCCCAGACCCCGTAGGCCAGACTTTTCCTACCTAGCCAGCCGCGGTGTTCCTCTTAGTCACCTACTCCGTGTGAGCCCGACGTGCCTACACGGCTCTTTTCCGCTGATTTACAGAGCATCTGAACAGAGCTGTCTTAGGTGCAGGTGTACTGGTGTGAGCTGGGGGAGGATGGTGGAAGCAGCTCTCTGTCGTGCTCCTGCATTTCTGTTTGCTCTCTTTCATCGGCAGGCTTGTCAGGTCACGCTTTACTGCACGCGTTGTGTGTCGGGGCTCTGTAGTTGTTTGGTGAGGAGAGCTAAAGGGAGAGTTGTTTGATGTGGGTTTAGCGTAGAGACCATAATCAAGAAGCGgcctgcgcgcgcacacacgcacgcacgcacacacacacacacacacacacacacacacacacacacatacagacagagtgTGCTGCAGTATGATTAGAAGGTGCTGATGGCCTGTCATTATCTCAGCAAtttcataaagagaaaagtggTTTGTTCCCAAAGCCCAATGAGGCTATCCAGTAGTGCACCAGTACCTGCAATCACCCCTGTATCCTCAGTCTAGCCTCAGTCTTAAACTAAATCAGCCTTAACCTAAATCGAACTTCATCTATCTGAAGACTCACCTCAAGTGTAGTGTCAGTCTAAACCAGAATCCTGTCAGACACGAAGACTCAATCTAACAATCTAATGTCTGAGAGGCCCCGAGTGGGAGGATCTGACacatggtgtgtgtttctgccctCTCTGCGGCTGAAGAGGatctctagtgtgtgtgtgtgaattaaaaaGAAGGCTTTCAGTGGCCAGGGAAGGACTTGGCATGGCTCATCACAAGCCTCCACTAGCTGTTAACATAAGCAGGGTCCAGCAAACAGGCCAAGGGCTAATGAAACCTTATACTGGTGAATCTGCtttgaaacaaaatgaattcATAGAATGAATGCAAGTTGTGAAAGTGTAATTTAGCGTGCTTAATATGAGTATTAATATACATCAGTAAATATTTGTCAGCATGCTCAGGTATAGGGCCACACGCTATATCATTTGCTCAAATCACTATTGCAATATCTGCCTTTGCAATACTGATGAATTCTTATAATtaatgacaaataaaacaaattcaaacaaacaaaccaataaattAACACAGGCCCATCTTTAGCCATGTCAGatcaaacacatacatttcaAAGCATACCTCAATTTCAATATGTTAAAACATAGCATTCACATGGAGTAGccgtggtgtgtatgtgcgtgtgtgtgtgtgtgtgtgtgtgtgtgtgtgtgtgtgtgtgtgtgtgtgtgtgtaaggcccATAAAGCCTTGGACGCTGCtcctcattttcttttctgtgtcgCTGATGCATGTCTGTGCTCAAGAATTCAGTTTCATCTTGTCATTGGATAGTTCCCTTTGAAGACCCTACATCTGAACACGTGGTGAACACCCAAGCCTTCttctgaggttgtgtgtgtgttcacatggcTAGTTTAGTGCCcacatgcacagaaaacaaatggaaCGGAGGGCCGTGGAGAGCACAGAACTGTCTGAAAGCAGTGAGATGTACAGTCTAACTAGGCTGCCACATGTAAAGAGTCTGTTATGGCACACTAAGCACAACAGAAGAGAAAGCCACATTCCACCACAGTGAGGAAGATGGGAGTGAAAAAC is part of the Electrophorus electricus isolate fEleEle1 chromosome 13, fEleEle1.pri, whole genome shotgun sequence genome and encodes:
- the fzd3b gene encoding frizzled-3b isoform X1 — protein: MGCATVSPVPACGARERGAVVLWLLLASSLFVCNSAILVDSAESHSTFTCEPIGLRMCQNLPYNITFMPNLLEHYDQQTAALAMEPFHPMVKLQCSPALRPFLCSLYAPVCAEYGRVALPCRALCTHSRRDCQKLMDMFGVSWPEEMDCNRFPDCDEPYPRAEDLLTNTNTTDHSTKAVQRDYGFWCPRELKVDPELGYSFLGVRDCSPPCPNMYFRREELTFARYFIGVVSIVCLSATLFTFLTFLIDVTRFRYPERPIIFYAVCYMMVSLVFFLGFLLEDGVACNAASPAQFKASTITQGSHNKACTLLFMTLYFFTMAGSVWWVVLTITWFLAAVPKWGSEAIEKKALLFHASAWGVPGVLTVALLAMNKIEGDNISGVCFVGLYDVHTLRWFLLAPLCMDVLLGVALLLAGIMALNRVRMEIPLEKENQDKLVKFMIRIGVFSILYLVPLLTVVGCYLYEQAYRSVWETTWVQERCREYHIPCPYQVEQASRPDLVLFLMKYLMVLVVGIPSVFWVGSKKTCFEWASFFHGRRRKDVVNESRQVLQEPDFAQCLLRDPNTPIVRKSRGTSTQGTSTHASSTHLAMLDDVRSVHSKMSSYHGSLHRSPDGRYTPTSHRGTEERPPYGSMPRLTEQLSRHSSLHQLDSQSQHGSARDLANPLPTNITHGSSMNHMEEQDGASA
- the fzd3b gene encoding frizzled-3b isoform X2 encodes the protein MGCATVSPVPACGARERGAVVLWLLLASSLFVCNSAILVDSAESHSTFTCEPIGLRMCQNLPYNITFMPNLLEHYDQQTAALAMEPFHPMVKLQCSPALRPFLCSLYAPVCAEYGRVALPCRALCTHSRRDCQKLMDMFGVSWPEEMDCNRFPDCDEPYPRAEDLLTNTNTTDHSTKAVQRDYGFWCPRELKVDPELGYSFLGVRDCSPPCPNMYFRREELTFARYFIGVVSIVCLSATLFTFLTFLIDVTRFRYPERPIIFYAVCYMMVSLVFFLGFLLEDGVACNAASPAQFKASTITQGSHNKACTLLFMTLYFFTMAGSVWWVVLTITWFLAAVPKWGSEAIEKKALLFHASAWGVPGVLTVALLAMNKIEGDNISGVCFVGLYDVHTLRWFLLAPLCMDVLLGVALLLAGIMALNRVRMEIPLEKENQDKLVKFMIRIGVFSILYLVPLLTVVGCYLYEQAYRSVWETTWVQERCREYHIPCPYQVEQASRPDLVLFLMKYLMVLVVGIPSVFWVGSKKTCFEWASFFHGRRRKESTPLSPFILHAV